A window from Methanobacterium sp. encodes these proteins:
- a CDS encoding DHH family phosphoesterase has protein sequence MSKSSNGSHQQNNLLNRAEEASKLLKEHLDKDHVVRVISHNDSDGISAAGVICNAIAEEGGKFHVSLVPRLKDKVLENLAKEKYQLFFFCDMGSGYVEKIGKLKGHAIIADHHQTMDDTGDGMENLVHVNPHLFGMDGTRDVSASGVTYLTVRPLKKVELAGLALVGAFGDMQYSDGFRGINQTILAEATESGVVEEQEDLKIASKVEPLYKSLAHTFQPAIPGISGDLEGSQSFLEKIGISYGVKFTDLANEEKDFLKERLVDLNPQIFGQVYSVPKEDPALRNLEKYAEILDACGKNKKHAVGLSICLGDRKSAIQEGVEFLKKYHDSLIKGVSWIKREGSQEMDNVQYIYTEDKEKKKIMGTLATLGIDLEILNPFKPVVTLSRMHDQVKISGRTTLKMTSKGVNLGFALEQAAKSFNGAGGGHNIAAGAVIPYRDLENFKNLVNDIISTQIN, from the coding sequence ATGTCAAAATCAAGTAATGGTTCACATCAACAAAACAACTTGTTAAATCGGGCTGAAGAAGCATCTAAATTGCTGAAAGAGCATTTGGATAAAGATCATGTGGTAAGAGTGATTTCCCACAATGATTCAGATGGAATATCGGCTGCTGGTGTTATTTGCAACGCTATCGCCGAGGAAGGGGGAAAATTTCATGTTTCACTAGTACCTCGTCTAAAAGACAAAGTTCTAGAAAATCTTGCCAAGGAAAAATATCAACTCTTCTTTTTCTGTGACATGGGCAGTGGCTATGTGGAAAAAATCGGCAAACTCAAAGGACACGCCATAATTGCCGATCACCACCAGACCATGGATGATACTGGCGATGGCATGGAAAACTTGGTGCATGTAAACCCCCACCTATTTGGAATGGACGGAACACGAGATGTAAGCGCATCTGGAGTAACATATCTCACTGTACGCCCACTAAAAAAAGTGGAATTGGCAGGATTAGCCCTTGTAGGAGCATTTGGAGATATGCAATACTCTGATGGTTTTCGTGGAATTAACCAAACCATACTCGCTGAAGCCACTGAATCGGGAGTGGTAGAAGAACAAGAAGACTTGAAAATCGCTTCTAAAGTAGAACCACTTTATAAATCTCTGGCTCATACATTTCAACCAGCCATTCCAGGGATTTCAGGAGATCTTGAGGGAAGTCAGAGTTTTTTAGAGAAAATAGGCATCTCTTATGGTGTGAAATTCACTGACTTGGCCAATGAAGAGAAAGACTTTCTCAAAGAGCGTTTAGTTGATTTGAATCCTCAAATATTTGGCCAAGTATATAGTGTTCCCAAAGAAGATCCTGCACTCAGGAATTTGGAAAAATATGCAGAAATACTGGATGCTTGTGGAAAAAACAAAAAACATGCTGTTGGTTTAAGTATTTGTCTAGGTGACAGGAAGTCTGCTATACAAGAAGGAGTAGAATTTCTAAAAAAATACCATGATTCCCTTATTAAAGGAGTAAGTTGGATCAAAAGGGAAGGTTCGCAAGAGATGGACAATGTCCAATACATTTACACTGAAGATAAGGAAAAAAAGAAGATTATGGGTACTTTAGCAACGTTAGGTATTGATTTAGAGATTTTAAACCCATTCAAGCCAGTTGTAACCCTTTCACGGATGCACGACCAAGTAAAAATTTCAGGCCGTACAACCCTGAAAATGACAAGTAAGGGAGTAAACTTAGGATTTGCTCTTGAACAGGCCGCGAAAAGCTTCAACGGAGCCGGAGGTGGGCATAATATTGCAGCCGGCGCAGTAATCCCCTATCGCGATTTAGAAAATTTTAAAAATCTGGTAAATGACATAATTAGTACACAAATCAACTGA
- a CDS encoding DUF521 domain-containing protein — MHLTREEEKMYQGEFGPAIQKSMEILVALGDIYRADGMVEIVSAQISGVSYKTIGEAGLEYLEDLASEGAQVKVPSTLNPAGVDLDNWEKLGFPEEFAKKQQLIVEAYREMGISTTCTCTPYLVGNVPPLGSHVAWSESSAVCYANSVLGARTNREGGPGALSAAICGITPNYGYHLDEGRIPNLLVEVETPLKGSDYGALGYLVGKTVGNGIPYFKLKSRKQEKTSVNNLKALGAALASSGAVALYHVEKITPEYQTVNVNLGELEKISITSVDIAETRDQLSMYKDKPDLVCLGCPHASLEEIQEVAKILKGKTLANELWVCTSISVKAASDRMGYTKIIEKAGGQVVCDTCMVVAPIEEMDFKVIGVDSAKAANYVPSMCGLDVVFDDWENLISIKT, encoded by the coding sequence ATGCATCTTACAAGAGAAGAGGAAAAAATGTACCAGGGAGAGTTCGGCCCTGCCATTCAAAAATCCATGGAAATACTGGTAGCTCTGGGAGATATATACAGAGCAGATGGCATGGTAGAAATAGTATCAGCCCAAATATCCGGTGTTTCCTATAAAACCATAGGCGAAGCAGGGTTAGAATATTTGGAGGATCTTGCCAGTGAAGGTGCACAAGTAAAAGTGCCCAGCACATTAAACCCTGCAGGTGTGGACCTTGATAACTGGGAAAAACTGGGATTTCCTGAAGAATTCGCGAAAAAGCAGCAACTTATTGTGGAAGCATATCGTGAAATGGGTATCAGCACAACTTGCACTTGTACCCCTTATCTTGTGGGCAATGTACCCCCATTAGGAAGCCATGTTGCGTGGTCAGAGTCATCAGCAGTTTGTTATGCTAACTCCGTTCTTGGTGCACGGACTAATAGAGAAGGTGGTCCTGGAGCTTTATCTGCAGCAATATGTGGAATAACACCTAATTATGGATATCATCTAGATGAAGGTAGGATTCCGAACTTGTTAGTTGAAGTTGAAACTCCTTTAAAAGGATCTGACTATGGAGCACTAGGATATCTGGTAGGTAAAACTGTGGGTAATGGGATTCCTTATTTTAAACTGAAAAGTAGGAAGCAGGAAAAAACAAGTGTTAATAATTTAAAGGCTCTTGGTGCTGCATTAGCATCTTCTGGAGCTGTTGCTCTTTATCATGTGGAAAAAATCACTCCAGAATATCAAACTGTTAATGTAAACCTAGGAGAGTTGGAAAAAATATCTATAACTTCTGTTGACATAGCGGAAACCCGGGATCAGTTGTCTATGTATAAAGATAAGCCTGATCTTGTCTGTTTGGGATGTCCACATGCTTCTCTAGAAGAAATCCAAGAAGTGGCCAAGATTCTTAAAGGAAAAACACTAGCCAATGAGTTATGGGTGTGTACATCCATCTCTGTAAAGGCCGCCTCGGATCGGATGGGTTACACCAAAATAATTGAAAAAGCAGGAGGTCAGGTAGTCTGTGACACTTGCATGGTGGTGGCCCCAATTGAAGAAATGGATTTTAAGGTAATTGGAGTGGATTCTGCTAAGGCTGCTAACTATGTGCCGAGTATGTGTGGATTAGACGTTGTTTTTGATGATTGGGAGAACCTTATTTCTATTAAAACTTGA